GGGCCCGCCGGCGACGCTGGCATTGGCCGGCGACCCGGCGCTGACCAGCGTCGCGGTGCCGATGGTGTCGCCATTCAACAGGCCGGCGGCGGTGAATTCGGTGCCGGCGAAGGTCCGGACGTCGCCATAGGCCTTGACGGCATTGTCGGCAGTGACCGTCAGCAGCGCCGGGGTGACGGCGAGGACGCCATTGACATAGGTGACGTTGTAGTTGGACACGCTGAAGGTGCCGCCGGTGGCGTTGCTGGGCACGATCGCATAGGGGCCGCCCGCCACGCTGGCGGTGGCCGGCGCGCCGGCACTGGCCAGGCTGGCAGTGCCGATGGTTTCCCCGTTCACCAGTCCGGCAGAGGTGAATTCGGTGCCGCTGAAGGTGGTTGCCTGGCCATAGGCCTTGCTGGCGTTGGCGGCGGTGACGGTCAGTGCAGCGGGGGTGACCGAGGCCGTGGTGACCCCCGCTGCAGTGAACAACGCATACGCCCCCTGATCGGCCCCCGCGAGGCCGACTCCACTGAAAGTGACCGGCTTCAACGTGCCGACATTGGGATTGTCGAAATTGGCGGTGCCGCCGCTCAGCCGCACGTCCCGGGTGCCGCCGACGGTGGGGTCCCCGGCGCGGAAGGTCATCACCGCCGGCGTGGTACCGTCATAGACCTTGTCGAGCGCGCCGACGAAGACCCACATGTACGCGGTGAACCCCGTATAGTCGTTGGGGGCGCCATAGCCGTTTTCCGGCGAATAATAGATCGTCTTGTCGGTCGAGGTGACCGGGAACAGCGGGTTGAGCCGCACGGTGCCGCCATTGAGGCCGCCCGAACCATCGGCATCGGCGACGAACAGCACCGACCCGCCGGCGCTGGCGGTGACGGCGGCGTTCTGTAGAATGTCATGGCCGGCGTTGACGACGATGGCGGAGCCGAGCGCGCTGGCGGTGAGGGCGGCGTTGATCTGGACATCGTTGCCGGCGGTGGCGACGAAGCGCGACCCGCCGGTGCTGGCGGTGATGGCGTCGTTGAGGAAGATGTCGTTGCCCGCGCGCAGTTCCAGCGTTTGCGGCGTCGTCCAGGTCACCGCGTCGGCCACGGTGATGTCGCGGTCGGCGACGATCAGCCGGTTGCTGCTCGCCAGGCTGATCGTCACCTGCGACGGCGTTTCGTCGCCGCCGGCAATGGCGATGCGATAGTCGACCGGGTCGAGCAGCCACAGCCCGGTGGCGCCGGCGGTCGACCGTGTATCGACCAGCGCCGTGGTGGCGAGGCCGACCTGCTTGCCGGAGGTTTCGACAAGCCCGCCCGGGCCGGTGGCGCCGCGCGCCGTGATGGTGCCGGCGATATCGGTCCGGCCGTCCGACCAGGCGATGACGGTGCCGCCGGCGCCGCTGCCGGTCGCATCGGCGCGGACGACGGTGGCAGCGCCAAGGTCGAGCCCGGCGGCATTGCGCACCGATGCGTCCTTGCCCTGATAGCCGCCGCCGAGCAGCACGGTGCCGCCGCCGGTGGTGCCCGAGGCATCGATGCGCGCCGAGGTGAGCAGAACCTGGTCGCCGGTGGCGACGATCCGTCCGCCCGCTTCGCCGGCACCGCCGCCCGACGCGTCGAGGCTGCCGGCGACGTCGACGCTGCCGCCGTCGCCGAGCAGCATGATGACGCCGCCGCGGCTGCCGACCGAACGCGCCTCGACGATCCCGCTGTTGTTGACGACGGTGCGCACCAGGCTGTTGGCGGCATTCGCGGTCATGATGACCTGGCCGCCATCGGCACGCAGGATGCCGCCGTTGCGCGCCTCCGCACCGACGGCGGCGCGATCGACGACGACGCTGAGCAGGCCGGTGCCGGTGACATCGAGGATGATGCTGCTGCCGGCGGCGAGCGCCACCGAGCCCAGCCGTGCCGCGATCAGCCCCTGGTTGCTGACGGTCGCGCCGAGCAGCGCGACATGGCCGCCATTGGCGGTGATCGTGCCGTTGTTGACGACGCTGCCGCCGCCCCCGGCAAAGCGGTGATTGCCGGCGAGGAAGTCGGCATCGGCGATGCTCAGCGTCGAGGCGACGAGCCCTGCGACATTGACCTGTGCGCCCTGGCCGAACAGCACGCCGTTGGGGTTGACGACAAATACCTGGCCATTGGCGTTGAGCGCGCCGAGGATGGCGGTGGGGTCCTGGCCGACGACGCGGTTGAGGGCGATCGCCTGGGCGTTGGGCTGGACGAAGGTGACGGCCTCGCGCGCGCCGATGCCGAAGCTCTGCCAGTTGATGATGGCGTTCTGGCTCGACTGGTTGACCGTCATCGCGCCGGCGCCGGCGGTGATGCCGGCGGCGCCGGCAACGACCTCACCGCCACCGGGCAGCGCCGCGGCCGGGCTGCTCAGCCCGACCAGCAGTGCAGCCGCAATGCCGCTTCCGAGCAGGAGCAGGGGTCGGTGGCGGCGCGGACGGACGGACGGGGTACGCATGACTGGTTCCTGTTCAGAAAAGCTTGGTGATCTGGACCCAGATCTGGCCCATCTTGTCCGGCTGGGACATCACGGGGGTATTGCCGAGACGGCGGGCATAGGAGGCGCGGACGAGGAAATTGTTGGGCGCCGACCAGCTGATGCCGCCGCCGCCGCCGGTCAGATTGGCGCTGTTGACGCCGGCGGCGTAGCGGTTGCGATTAAAGGTGATGCCGCCATTGTCGATGAAGCCGAACAGCTGGACATCACCGGGAACGCTGCGCGACAGCGCGCCGAGCAGCAGCCGCAGTTCGGCGGTGGCGATATAGCCCTGGTCCCCGAACGCCTCCCCCTCGGGATAGGCGCGCACGCCATAGGCGCCGCCGAGCTGCATCTTTTCGGAAATGTCGAGGTTTTTCGACGCGATCTGGCCGCGCGCCGCGAGATAGAGCGACAGCGGCCCGGACAGGGTCTGCAGGCGCCCGGCAGCGAGGTTGAGCTTGGTGAAGCCGCCCTGCGTCCGGCCGGTCTGCGCATCGAGCGCCAGCACCGCCGGGGTGCGGATATCGAGGCTGCCGATGCTGACGATCGCCGAATAAAAGCCCGACCCGCCGCCGCCCAAGCTGTCGCGCCAGTCGCCGGACAGGCCGAGGAAGCCGACGGTCGAATGCTTGTTGCTGGACGCGCCGACGCTCGCCACCCGGTCGTTGAACATCTTGTAGTCGAGACCGGCGAGCAGGTTCAGATTGTAGTTGTACGACCGGATCGCCGGATAGCTGGCAAAGACGCTGGCGATGTCGGCGGACCCGCTGGCATCGAGGCTTTCGAATTCGCGGTGGAGGCGATAGTCGAGCCGGGCATAGGCAACGCCGATGGTCGCGGCGCCGAGCGGAGCCTGATAGGCGCCGCGCACATAGGTCAGGCCGCGGTCCGACACCAGGCCGCGCACCGATACGACGTCGCCGATGCCGAGCGGGTTGGCGAGGTTGATCTGGCCACCGGCGCGGAAATAGCCGGTGTAGCGATTGCCGCCATTGTCGGCCTCGACGCTGCCGAAGACGCGGCGACCGGGCAGGACGTCGACGGCAAGGTCCGAGGTGCCGACATCGGTGCCCGGCGACAGTGTCGATTTGACCGCGACGCCGGGAAGGTCCGACAGCAGCAGCAGGCGGCGTTCGAGCGGCGCATTGGCGACGACGTCGCCGGCATCGAGCCCGGCCAGACGCTGCCGCACGACCCGGTCGGCGACGCCGCTGCTGTTGGCGACGCCGACCTTGCCATAGCGGCCCTCGATGACGGCAATCGTCACGGTGCCGCCGGCAAGCGACTGCGCCGGCACATAGGCCTGGGCGACGAAATAACCCCGGGCGCTGTAAAAGGCGGTGATCCGCGCGGCCATCGCCTGCAGATCGCCCAGCGACAGATTGGCGTTGGGCGCAAAGCCGGTGGCGGCGAGCAGCGTCGGTTCATCGAACAGCGTCTGGCCGGTGATGCGCAGGGCAGCGACGGGAAAGGCCGGCCCCGTGTCGAGCGGCCCGGTGCGGGAGCCGGGCCGCTCAACGCTTATGTCCGGCGTGCCGACACGCGGCGCAGGCGCCGGTGGCAATTGCTGCAACTGGCCACCTGCGCTGGGCAGTTGCTGCGCAACGGCAGCAGTCCCGAAGGCAGCGCCGAGCAGCAGCAGGGAAGGTCGCAGACCGGAGATCAAAACCAATACCTTGATACGAGCCGCAGCGGGAACCGCCTGCGGAAACAAACAAACCGACTTTGGTAACGAAGTTGCCAGTACGGACCGGCGCCCCCTCCGAACCTGCATTGCGTACCGGCACTGTCTGTAAACATGACCCTAACAAACAGCTGTGGAATCTACGGTGCCGCGATGTTATTTATTCATTAACCATCATTGTAATTCTGTTGGTCTTCAAACGCATGGCCGCGTTACATGAAAATGCTGCTTGTATTCACAGCCAAACAGGTTGCTGTTAAATATGCGTCCACTAGGGGCAGGGCGCGCAGGAACGAGCATTGGGCAGCGAGACCATCTACATCCTCGACGATGACCATTCGGTGCGGACATCATTGGGTTTTTTTCTTGCCAACGCCGGATTTGCGACGCGGTCGTTCGCCGATGCCGCGAGCTTTCTGGACGCGGCGGACAGTTTGAGCCCGGGGTGTGTGCTGCTCGACCTGCGCATGCCCGAAATCGACGGCTTCGAAGTGCTCGAACGGCTTGCGACCAAACGCGCCGCGCTGCCCGTCGTCGTCATGACGGGCCATGGCGATGTCGGCACGGCCGTCCGTGCCATGAAGCTCGGCGCGCTCGACTTTGTCGAGAAACCCTATGAGGAAAACATGCTGCTCGGCATCCTGGCGCGCGTCTTCATGCTGCTCGACAACCAGGTCCGCGACCTCGGACGCCAGGCGGAGATGCGCGCCCGCATCGCCCGGCTGACCGATCGCGAGCGCGAAGTGCTCGTCGGGCTGCTCGCCGGCCGCGCCAACAAGCTGATCGCCTATGACCTCGGCATCAGCGTTCGCACCGTCGAGATGCACCGATCGGCGATGATGGAGCGGCTGGGCGTGCGCAGCCTGGTCGAGGCGCTGCGGATCGCCATCGCCGCCGGCCTGGCGCTGCCGCCGGCCGCTGCCGACAGCCATGTCAGCGTCGCGTCATGACCGCGTCCGACGCCGATCTGGCGGCCGATGCCAGCCCCGTCACCACGGGGCTGGACAGCCTCGACTATATCCTGTCGGGCGGCTATGCTGCCAACCGCTGCCACCTCATCGAAGGCCAGCCCGGATCGGGCAAGACGACGCTGGCGATGCAGTTCCTCATCGCCGGCCAGGCCCGCGGCGAAAAATGCCTGTTCATCACCATTTCCGAAAGCCCGTTCGAACTGCTGCACGTCGCGCGCAGCCACGGCCTGTCGCTCGACGGCATCGACATTGTGGAGTGCGTCCCGCCCGAACTCAGCCTCGATCCCGAAAGCTACCAGTCGATCGTCCACGCCTCCGAACTCGAACTCGGCGAAACGGTGCGCGGCGTGATGGCGGCGGTGGTCGCCAGCCGGCCGACGCTCGTTGTCCTCGACAGCCTGTCGGAAGTGCGGCTGCTCGCCCAGGGCGCGCTGCGCTACCGCCGCCAGGTGCTGGCGCTGAAGCATTTTTTCTTCCAGCAGAATTGCACGGTGCTGCTGCTCGACGACCTGACCGTGCGCGAGGATGACCTGACGCTGCACAGCATCGCCCATGGCGTGGTCCGGCTGGAACAGCTGGCCATGGATTATGGCGCCGAACGCCGGCGGCTGCGGGTGTTCAAGATGCGCGGCCGCGCCTTCCACGGTGGCTTTCACGATTTCGTCATCGCCCATGGCGGGCTCAACGTGTTTCCGCGCCTGATCGCCTCCGACGATGTGGCCGCCCGGCCGGCCCGCCGGCCGGCCAGCACCGGCATCGCGGCGCTCGATTCGCTGACGGGCGGCGGTCTCGACGAAGGCACGACGACGCTGATCCAGGGGCCGTCGGGCACCGGCAAGTCGACCCTGGCGCTGCAATGCGTCCGCGAACGGCTGGAACGCGGCGAGACGGTGTTGTTCGTCAGTTTCGAGGAGACGGTAACCACCTTCCGGCGCCGTGCCGCCAGCGTCGGCATCGGTGTGGAGGCGTATCTCGCCAGCGGCGTTCTGCGCTTCGTCCATGTCGACCCGGCGGAAACGTCGGCCGGCCAGATTTCCGACATGGTGCGCAATTCGGTGCGCGACGACGTGACCTCGGTGATCCTCGATTCGCTATCGGGTTATCAGCACGCGCTGCGCGACGAACATTATCTGCTGCTGCACATGCACGAGCTGCTGACCTTCCTCAACCAGCAGGCGGTGGTGACGATCGTCGTGCTGGCGCAGGCCGGGGTGGTCGGCACGCTGGCGCCGCCGTTCGACATGACCTATCTCGCCGATACCGTGCTGCTGCTGCGCTTCTTCGAAGCCGGCGGCGAAATGCGGCGCGCGGTGTCGGTCATCAAGAAGCGGATCGGATCGCACGAGCGGATGATGCGCGAGCTGTTCCTCGACAGCCAGGGCGTCCAGGTCGGGCCGGCGCTCCCCGGCTTCCAGAATATCATGTCGAGCCGCCCGATCTATACCGGCAGCACGCCGTTGCTGCAGGCACGTGACGGCGCCGCAAGCGCTTGAGCGCGTTCGACCGGCTGCTCATTCTTGCTCCCCGCGGCCGCGATGCCCAGGTCATCGTCGACCAGCTCGCGGGTGCCGACAAGGTCGCCAGCATCGCGACGGCGGCAGAGATTGTGGAGGCAGTGCGCGGCGGCGTGCTCGGCGTCGCCGTCGTTACCGATGAAGGCATGTCGGGCTTCGACAGGGCAGCGCTCGCCGGCGCGCTGGCCGACCAGCCACCGTGGTCCGACGTGCCGTTCGTCGTGCTGACCCGGCGCGAATTCGGCGGCTGGACGCGCGCCCAGCTGGTGGCGTTGCTCGGCAACGTCACCATCCTCGAACGGCCGCTGCACCGTGACGTGCTGATCAGCAGCGTCCGCTCGGCCCTGCGCGCCCGCGCGCGCCAGCGCCGGTCGGAGGCGTATCTGCGCGACCGCGAGGCGGCCGAGGCGCAGGTTCGCGAACTGGCGGCGACGCTGGAGGCGCGGGTGCTGGAACGCACCGACGCACTGCGCCGCGCCCTGGCCGAACGCGACCAGAGCGAGCGGCGTCTGCGCGATAGCGAGGCATTGTATCGCTACACCGTCGAGCTGACCGGGCAGACGCCATGGACGGCGGCGGCCGATGGCCGCCTGCTGAGCATCGGCTCGCACCGGGTCGGCGCAGCCGGCGCCGCGCCCGATTGGCGCCAGCTCGTCCATCGCGACGACCTCAAGGCGATGCTCGATGGCTGGGCCGTCGCCATCGCCTCGGCGCAGCCGTTCCAGGCAGAGTTCCGGGCCCGCGGCGCCGATGGCGTGTTCAGCTGGAACCGCGCCCGCGCCGCGCCGCGAATGGCCGCCGACGGCACGGTGATGCGCTGGTACGGCACGCTCGAGAATATCGACGACCGGCGCACGGCCGCGACTCGCCTGCGCCAGTTGCAGGCCGAACTGATCCATGTCTCGCGGCTGAGTGCCATGGGCGCGATGGCGTCGACCCTGGCGCATGAACTCAACCAGCCGCTGGCCGCGATCACCAACTATGTCCGCGGCATCCGGCTGATCTTGCCCAACCATCCCGAGGACCAGCCGATCCGCGATGCGCTCGACGCCGCCGATGACAGCGCGGTGCGCGCCGGCGAAATCGTCCGGCGGGTGCGCGAGCTGGTGACCAAGGGCGAAACCGCGCGCCGGGCGGAGGACCTGGCGACGCTGGTGCGCGAAGCCTGCAGCCTGGCGATGATCGATGCCCGGCTGTCGGGTATCGACATCCGCATGGCATTGTCGACCGCGCCGATCGCGGTGATGGTCGATCGCATCCAGATCCAGCAGGTGCTGCTCAACCTGCTGCGCAACGCCGCGGAAGCGGTGGCCGACAGTGGCGAACGCTGGATCCGCGTCAGCACCAACATGCGCGCGCCCGGCTTTGCCCATGTGCTGGTCGAAGACAGCGGCCCTGGCGTGGCGGCGACGGCAGCGGCGCGCCTGTTCGGATCGTTCAACACCACCAAAGGCGACGGCATGGGGATGGGCCTGTCGATCAGCCGGACGATCATCGAGGCGCATGGCGGCAGCATCTGGCATCGCCGCGCGCCGGCGGGCGGTGCGATCTTCGGCTTCTCGCTGCTCAGGACCGCGGCGAACGCTCCGACGGCGCACTGAAGGCGCGGACCAGCGCCAGCATCCGGTCGACATCGCGGCGCCTGCCGGCCAGCGCGTTGTGAACCGTCTCGGCAACGAACAGCGAACGCCCGCAATAGCCCAGCGACCAACGGTCGAAACCGGGCGCCCTGACCCGGCGCCGATCGACGATGACGAGCTGGTGATGACGCGCATCGCTGGCGATCCGCCCCATCGTCGCGTCGACGGCAAGGGCATGGCCTTCCAGGGTCTGCACGAAGTGGCCGCCGGTGAACAGCAGCGCGCCGGTGATGCCGTTGCGAAGGTTCGCCGTGTCGGCACGCGCCACGATTGCCGCCACCGCGGCGCCGCTGTCCCCGGCCGGAATCAGGCTTTCGCTGATAAAGGTCATGTTGATCAGCGCGTTCGGGCGCACTGGGCAACTCGTCGCCGCGGTCACCCTTTGGCTCCTCGAAAGCCTGCACTTTCGTTCAGCCAGACCGGGCTCGCCAGCTGTGGGAACTACGGTTGCGGCTGCTCGACAAAGGACCAGTCGAGCGTCTCGCCGGCGTGGAACGGCACGACGCTGCCGATCCGGTCGGGAACGGTCACCGGCGTGCGCGCCAGCGTCACGGTGCCGTCGTTGCGTGGCAGGCCGTAGAAATCGGCGCCGAAATTGCTGGCAAAACCCTCCAGCCGATCGAGCGCGCCGTCTTCGGCGAAGCTGCGGGCATAGCTTTCCAGCGCGAACGGCGCGTTGAACACGCCGGCACAGCCACAGGCCGTCTCCTTGGTCGGCGCCGCATGGGGCGCCGAATCGGTGCCGAGGAAGAATTTGGGGTTTGCCGATGTCGCGGCGCGGCGCAGCGCCTGCTGGTGGGTGGCGCGCTTCAGCACCGGCAGGCAGTACAGGTGCGGGCGGATCCCGCCTTCGAACATCGCATTGCGGTTGATGGCGAGGTGATGCGGCGTGATCGTCGCTGCGACATTGGCGGGCGCGCTTTCGACAAAGGCGACCGCTTCGGCAGTGGTGATGTGTTCGAGGACGATCTTCAGCGCCGGAAAATCGCGGACCAGCGGCGCCAGCGTGCGATCGATGAACACCGCCTCGCGGTCGAAGATGTCGACATGGGCATCGGTGACTTCGCCATGGACGAGCAGCGGCAGGCCGATGCGCTGCATGGTGTCGAG
This is a stretch of genomic DNA from Polymorphobacter fuscus. It encodes these proteins:
- a CDS encoding MBG domain-containing protein, whose translation is MRTPSVRPRRHRPLLLLGSGIAAALLVGLSSPAAALPGGGEVVAGAAGITAGAGAMTVNQSSQNAIINWQSFGIGAREAVTFVQPNAQAIALNRVVGQDPTAILGALNANGQVFVVNPNGVLFGQGAQVNVAGLVASTLSIADADFLAGNHRFAGGGGSVVNNGTITANGGHVALLGATVSNQGLIAARLGSVALAAGSSIILDVTGTGLLSVVVDRAAVGAEARNGGILRADGGQVIMTANAANSLVRTVVNNSGIVEARSVGSRGGVIMLLGDGGSVDVAGSLDASGGGAGEAGGRIVATGDQVLLTSARIDASGTTGGGTVLLGGGYQGKDASVRNAAGLDLGAATVVRADATGSGAGGTVIAWSDGRTDIAGTITARGATGPGGLVETSGKQVGLATTALVDTRSTAGATGLWLLDPVDYRIAIAGGDETPSQVTISLASSNRLIVADRDITVADAVTWTTPQTLELRAGNDIFLNDAITASTGGSRFVATAGNDVQINAALTASALGSAIVVNAGHDILQNAAVTASAGGSVLFVADADGSGGLNGGTVRLNPLFPVTSTDKTIYYSPENGYGAPNDYTGFTAYMWVFVGALDKVYDGTTPAVMTFRAGDPTVGGTRDVRLSGGTANFDNPNVGTLKPVTFSGVGLAGADQGAYALFTAAGVTTASVTPAALTVTAANASKAYGQATTFSGTEFTSAGLVNGETIGTASLASAGAPATASVAGGPYAIVPSNATGGTFSVSNYNVTYVNGVLAVTPALLTVTADNAVKAYGDVRTFAGTEFTAAGLLNGDTIGTATLVSAGSPANASVAGGPYPIIPSNAAGGSFVASNYTTTYVNGALTLVPAALVITAGNASKVYGDSLTLSPTAFVATGLRNGDTVGTFTPASVGTDPRASVVGSPYAITGSGAGGGTYTPGNYAVTYVDGALTVTPAPLQVTVTDRSKVAGTALVFAGTEFAAAGLRNGDTITAVTLSSTGTPETAAAGPYPINASGAVGGSYVPTNYSTTYTPGQLTVTAGSSPTPTPTPTPTPTPTPTPTPTPDNPTPISPTPISPTPISPTPISPTPISPTPDDVTGEGLRFVGSDGPTNSTPLDGDVGQGQGTAPVGPAPGVQFAVLGGGVLMPAAMQAAVAPDAGVAAPSFGSGMAPVGQGTSSGAGPQASQATAPTMGQGVGQGVGQGTGTAPGTAVGRRMLAPKPDRN
- a CDS encoding ShlB/FhaC/HecB family hemolysin secretion/activation protein — its product is MISGLRPSLLLLGAAFGTAAVAQQLPSAGGQLQQLPPAPAPRVGTPDISVERPGSRTGPLDTGPAFPVAALRITGQTLFDEPTLLAATGFAPNANLSLGDLQAMAARITAFYSARGYFVAQAYVPAQSLAGGTVTIAVIEGRYGKVGVANSSGVADRVVRQRLAGLDAGDVVANAPLERRLLLLSDLPGVAVKSTLSPGTDVGTSDLAVDVLPGRRVFGSVEADNGGNRYTGYFRAGGQINLANPLGIGDVVSVRGLVSDRGLTYVRGAYQAPLGAATIGVAYARLDYRLHREFESLDASGSADIASVFASYPAIRSYNYNLNLLAGLDYKMFNDRVASVGASSNKHSTVGFLGLSGDWRDSLGGGGSGFYSAIVSIGSLDIRTPAVLALDAQTGRTQGGFTKLNLAAGRLQTLSGPLSLYLAARGQIASKNLDISEKMQLGGAYGVRAYPEGEAFGDQGYIATAELRLLLGALSRSVPGDVQLFGFIDNGGITFNRNRYAAGVNSANLTGGGGGISWSAPNNFLVRASYARRLGNTPVMSQPDKMGQIWVQITKLF
- a CDS encoding response regulator transcription factor; translation: MGSETIYILDDDHSVRTSLGFFLANAGFATRSFADAASFLDAADSLSPGCVLLDLRMPEIDGFEVLERLATKRAALPVVVMTGHGDVGTAVRAMKLGALDFVEKPYEENMLLGILARVFMLLDNQVRDLGRQAEMRARIARLTDREREVLVGLLAGRANKLIAYDLGISVRTVEMHRSAMMERLGVRSLVEALRIAIAAGLALPPAAADSHVSVAS
- a CDS encoding ATPase domain-containing protein; its protein translation is MTASDADLAADASPVTTGLDSLDYILSGGYAANRCHLIEGQPGSGKTTLAMQFLIAGQARGEKCLFITISESPFELLHVARSHGLSLDGIDIVECVPPELSLDPESYQSIVHASELELGETVRGVMAAVVASRPTLVVLDSLSEVRLLAQGALRYRRQVLALKHFFFQQNCTVLLLDDLTVREDDLTLHSIAHGVVRLEQLAMDYGAERRRLRVFKMRGRAFHGGFHDFVIAHGGLNVFPRLIASDDVAARPARRPASTGIAALDSLTGGGLDEGTTTLIQGPSGTGKSTLALQCVRERLERGETVLFVSFEETVTTFRRRAASVGIGVEAYLASGVLRFVHVDPAETSAGQISDMVRNSVRDDVTSVILDSLSGYQHALRDEHYLLLHMHELLTFLNQQAVVTIVVLAQAGVVGTLAPPFDMTYLADTVLLLRFFEAGGEMRRAVSVIKKRIGSHERMMRELFLDSQGVQVGPALPGFQNIMSSRPIYTGSTPLLQARDGAASA
- a CDS encoding sensor histidine kinase translates to MSAFDRLLILAPRGRDAQVIVDQLAGADKVASIATAAEIVEAVRGGVLGVAVVTDEGMSGFDRAALAGALADQPPWSDVPFVVLTRREFGGWTRAQLVALLGNVTILERPLHRDVLISSVRSALRARARQRRSEAYLRDREAAEAQVRELAATLEARVLERTDALRRALAERDQSERRLRDSEALYRYTVELTGQTPWTAAADGRLLSIGSHRVGAAGAAPDWRQLVHRDDLKAMLDGWAVAIASAQPFQAEFRARGADGVFSWNRARAAPRMAADGTVMRWYGTLENIDDRRTAATRLRQLQAELIHVSRLSAMGAMASTLAHELNQPLAAITNYVRGIRLILPNHPEDQPIRDALDAADDSAVRAGEIVRRVRELVTKGETARRAEDLATLVREACSLAMIDARLSGIDIRMALSTAPIAVMVDRIQIQQVLLNLLRNAAEAVADSGERWIRVSTNMRAPGFAHVLVEDSGPGVAATAAARLFGSFNTTKGDGMGMGLSISRTIIEAHGGSIWHRRAPAGGAIFGFSLLRTAANAPTAH
- a CDS encoding BLUF domain-containing protein: MTFISESLIPAGDSGAAVAAIVARADTANLRNGITGALLFTGGHFVQTLEGHALAVDATMGRIASDARHHQLVIVDRRRVRAPGFDRWSLGYCGRSLFVAETVHNALAGRRRDVDRMLALVRAFSAPSERSPRS
- the pyrC gene encoding dihydroorotase, which codes for MAADTLTIRRPDDWHVHLRDDAMLAEVAGATARQFARAIVMPNLKPPVTTVAAAAAYRDRIRAAVGPAHDFTPLMTAYLTDGIGPDELARGHAEGVFTAAKLYPANATTNSAHGVTDVRHIHAALDTMQRIGLPLLVHGEVTDAHVDIFDREAVFIDRTLAPLVRDFPALKIVLEHITTAEAVAFVESAPANVAATITPHHLAINRNAMFEGGIRPHLYCLPVLKRATHQQALRRAATSANPKFFLGTDSAPHAAPTKETACGCAGVFNAPFALESYARSFAEDGALDRLEGFASNFGADFYGLPRNDGTVTLARTPVTVPDRIGSVVPFHAGETLDWSFVEQPQP